DNA from Thioclava sp. GXIMD2076:
AACAACCTCATCCTGAGCGATTTCTCCGACACGTCCGGCGGAACATTGACCGTTGAGGATACCGACAACGGGCGCGACTGGGATGTTGGCGAAACCGGCACATGGAACGGTGCAGAGGCTACCTATATCGGATCGGGCACGATCACATCGGGTGTCAGCCTGAATCTCTCTGTTTTCGGGCTGGATCTCGATGTCGGCACCTCCGTCGAATTCGAAGCTTGGGACGTCGACGGCACGACCTATATCCACTATCCGAACGGCGACCAAGCCTCTCTTCTTGATGGTCTGGTGTCACAGCTTGAAGCCGGTATCCCTCGTCTCGCCACGGTCCTGAGGGTGCTCCGCGTCACCAGCCTGACGGAATATGTCGAGAAAAACGCCCTGCTCACTGTCGATTTCGATGCAGGTGGCTCTTTCAATCTTCCGGTCTGCTTCACGCGTGGCACTCTGATCGATACTATAGCTGGCAAACGCCCCGTCGAGACGCTGCGTGTCGGTGACCTCGTCCAGACCGCAGATGACGGGCTGCAGCCTATCGCTTGGATCGGACACCGAAAGGTCAATGCGAGAGGCACATTCGCCCCCATCCGCATCGAAGAGGGCG
Protein-coding regions in this window:
- a CDS encoding Hint domain-containing protein encodes the protein MTTRTKELDNVQTYNGSLLGIQNNLILSDFSDTSGGTLTVEDTDNGRDWDVGETGTWNGAEATYIGSGTITSGVSLNLSVFGLDLDVGTSVEFEAWDVDGTTYIHYPNGDQASLLDGLVSQLEAGIPRLATVLRVLRVTSLTEYVEKNALLTVDFDAGGSFNLPVCFTRGTLIDTIAGKRPVETLRVGDLVQTADDGLQPIAWIGHRKVNARGTFAPIRIEEGALGNSRILEVSQQHRMLISGWQAELLFGEPEILVAATHLQNDCSIRIRQGGSVEYFHILFGCHQIVFAEDCPSESFFVGETGLDTLDTLQRDEVLSLFPELPLGEVPALARQSLKAYQGRVLAQELA